A region from the Drosophila takahashii strain IR98-3 E-12201 chromosome 2L, DtakHiC1v2, whole genome shotgun sequence genome encodes:
- the Vha16-5 gene encoding V-type proton ATPase 16 kDa proteolipid subunit c: MEGVPSTKNGTGSLDVMGLIESLQLKETADTSLMLDRYPPYSPFFGVMGVVFSSVLTSAGAAYGTAVSGTGIAATAVMRPELVMKSIIPVIMAGIIAIYGLVVSVLLSGELGPSLKYSLPTGYVHLAAGLSVGFAGLAAGYAVGEVGDVGVRHIAQQPRLFIGMILILIFAEVLGLYGLIIGIYLYTVNIR; the protein is encoded by the coding sequence ATGGAGGGTGTACCATCAACGAAAAATGGAACGGGTTCACTGGACGTCATGGGGCTGATTGAAAGCCTGCAGTTGAAGGAAACAGCCGACACATCTTTGATGCTGGATCGCTATCCACCATACTCGCCTTTCTTTGGCGTGATGGGCGTCGTTTTTTCCAGTGTACTTACCTCAGCTGGTGCGGCCTATGGAACCGCTGTTTCCGGAACAGGAATCGCCGCCACAGCCGTAATGCGTCCGGAATTGGTGATGAAGTCGATTATTCCGGTGATTATGGCGGGAATCATTGCCATATATGGATTGGTGGTATCCGTATTACTTTCTGGTGAACTGGGACCTTCGCTCAAGTATTCGCTGCCCACTGGATATGTTCACCTGGCCGCCGGTTTGTCCGTGGGATTCGCTGGGTTGGCCGCCGGTTATGCGGTGGGTGAGGTGGGCGACGTGGGTGTGCGACACATCGCCCAACAGCCACGCCTCTTCATCGGCATGATTCTGATCCTGATTTTTGCAGAGGTTCTGGGTCTTTACGGCCTCATTATCGGTATTTATTTGTACACTGTGAACATtaggtaa
- the LOC108062261 gene encoding uncharacterized protein, with protein MSDSSSSPCRRRMGFKHAMLQRSYDLSPSPARTSPIHHGVQNLGANPQNQPVQVTDFSISKILGKDRKPSQDTSTNILDLSKSSSINTTVRSPQPVGSSPYGGYSMLPPDLVAMANATKFYAQFFPHLLPAYAAAAAAASGISTPPTSPYHPNHPNHQNHPNPQQKRFFAPYVINGQQNNAPLLRPKSTACTRPDCLECLDYYQRLQAGGYKQATPLISPAASSVSSSSGSVRPVRDLLMSSAAGGATNISLTTVTNLSLSSVHQQTQAVGMMPKMANGGALVNTAVGSNSGGAIGGIGVYNPTAAEEISYKCRICEKVFGCSETLQAHEKTHKSPRYECADCGKGFSQLRNYKYHLSVHRGTKEFAAECPECGKTFNDKGYLSSHLKIHRNRKEYECPYCPKSFNQRVAFNMHVRIHTGVKPHKCNECGKRFSRKMLLKQHMRTHSGEKPYQCSVCGKSFADRSNMTLHHRLHSGIKPFSCPLCPKAFTKKHHLKTHLNYHTGCKPYVCPHPNCNQAFTQSSNMRTHAKKCQYRPLDGATTAVLPPPGKAPQQVHPSSTLSLAMAPTFAMPPPPGPLSLPPGAAQPPTQQTLLSNLRTF; from the exons ATGAGTGATTCTTCTTCGTCGCCGTGTAGAAGAAGAATGGGTTTCAAGCACGCCATGCTGCAGCGCAGTTACGATCTCTCACCCTCGCCGGCCCGCACTTCACCCATCCACCATGGAGTCCAGAATTTGGGCGCCAATCCTCAAAATCAACCGGTTCAGGTGACCGACTTTAGTATAAGTAAAATCCTGGGCAAGGATCGCAAACCCAGTCAGGATACGAGCACTAATATACTGGATCTCTCAAAGAGTAGCAGTATTAATACTACTGTTAGGAGTCCACAACCTGTGGGATCTTCACCCTATGGAGGCTACTCCATGTTGCCACCGGATCTGGTGGCCATGGCCAATGCCACCAAGTTTTATGCCCAGTTCTTCCCGCACTTATTGCCCGCCTATGCGGCAGCTGCAGCGGCGGCTTCGGGAATCAGTACACCACCCACATCGCCCTACCATCCGAATCACCCGAATCATCAGAATCATCCGAATCCGCAGCAGAAACGCTTCTTTGCACCCTATGTGATTAATGGACAACAGAATAACGCTCCACTTTTGCGTCCCAAAAGCACCGCCTGCACTCGACCCGATTGCCTGGAGTGCCTGGATTACTACCAAAGATTGCAGGCCGGTGGCTACAAGCAGGCCACGCCCCTCATCTCacccgccgcctcctccgtcAGCAGTTCCAGCGGTTCGGTGCGTCCAGTAAGGGATCTACTCATGAGTTCCGCCGCTGGGGGAGCAACAAACATCTCACTGACCACCGTGACCAATCTGAGTCTCAGTTCGGTTCATCAGCAGACGCAAGCCGTCGGAATGATGCccaaaatggcaaatggaGGAGCACTGGTCAACACAGCCGTCGGTAGTAACAGTGGTGGAGCAATTGGAGGTATTGGAGTCTACAATCCAACTGCCGCCGAGGAAATCAGCTACAAGTGCAGGATTTGCGAGAAGGTCTTCGGGTGCTCCGAAACTCTGCAG GCGCACGAAAAGACGCATAAATCGCCGCGTTACGAGTGCGCGGATTGCGGCAAGGGCTTCTCGCAGCTGCGAAACTACAAGTATCACCTGTCCGTCCATCGGGGAACCAAGGAGTTTGCGGCCGAGTGTCCCGAGTGCGGAAAGACCTTCAACGATAAGGGATATCTGAGTAGCCACCTGAAGATCCATCGGAATCGCAAGGAATACGAGTGTCCCTATTGCCCGAAGTCCTTCAACCAGCGAGTGGCATTCAATATGCACGTAAGGATTCACACGGGAGTAAAACCGCACAAATGCAACGAGTGCGGAAAGCGGTTTTCCCGGAAAATGCTGCTAAAACAGCACATGAGAACACACAGCGGGGAGAAACCGTATCAGTGTTCGGTGTGTGGAAAGTCCTTTGCCGATCGCAGCAATATGACGTTGCATCATCGATTGCATTCGGGAATCAAGCCTTTTAGCTGTCCCCTTTGCCCCAAGGCCTTCACCAAGAAGCATCATTTGAAGACCCATCTGAATTATCACACGGGCTGCAAACCCTACGTATGTCCGCATCCCAATTGCAATCAGGCCTTCACCCAGTCGAGCAATATGCGAACCCATGCCAAAAAGTGCCAGTATCGTCCGCTAGATGGTGCCACCACTGCAGTACTTCCGCCGCCTGGAAAGGCTCCTCAGCAGGTTCATCCATCATCCACTTTATCCCTAGCCATGGCTCCCACTTTTGCTATGCCTCCACCACCTGGACCTTTGAGTCTGCCACCTGGAGCGGCTCAACCACCCACTCAGCAAACCCTGCTCAGCAATCTCAGGACATTCTGA
- the stc gene encoding protein shuttle craft — translation MAEYWQQLTNGGGEAGSGVNESPACNGAPTNNSHGNNNYVNFNQFIMQHNLGGGGGGGGVGGASSNAGGTMQHPLASSSSNSNTNYALGGGGGAFGLNPPAAAAGNSNNFANFYSQPIFPSYQNGDGIASAAFTNAYGSGSGQPSGSSNFSSLYTPFGNNPFDFSASKLQASAPEFVPSLAKLSLSETTPSVATINGNGNGNSTASQQETAMNEPRTRNQQSEQTAERGGGNNHRSNHNYERERDSRPGSTRQQRRSDYRDEREDRYERNDRRRPQKQQRYDNHRSNKRRDDWNRNRDRINGFPRAVDDLDTSNESAQPSPEKQSQQQQQISPRRAPPPPPADNEKLSQREKLIRDIEQRRLECLVCVEAIKAHQPTWSCQNCYHLLHLKCTITWASSSKSDVGWRCPACQNVLQELPREYLCFCGKLKNPPVSRTELAHSCGEVCCRIEGCSHACTLLCHPGPCPPCQANVVRSCGCGRSSKTMQCAMKEELLCGEICDKALNCGEHRCRAECHAGKCAACPEQVEQHCHCGKQERQVQCTRENQDKRSYSCKESCGKPLPCGNHKCKDSCHAGSCRPCKLSPEQITSCPCGKMPVPPAQRSSCLDPIPTCEGVCSRTLRCGKPAHPHQCGSKCHLGQCPPCPKQTAVKCRCGHMDQMIKCRQLSSRADDARCKRRCTKKRSCGKHKCNAECCIDIDHACPLPCNRTLSCGKHKCDQPCHRGNCPPCYRSSFEELYCECGAEVIYPPVPCGTKKPICKRPCSRSHPCEHPPQHNCHSASTCPPCMMFTTKFCHGNHEQRKTIPCSQPNFSCGLACGKPLPCGRHKCIKPCHEGACQSAGEICRQSCTKPRSNCGHKCAAACHEGSCPETPCKELVEVQCECGHRKQSRSCQELAREHSRIATAQLASSMAEMSRGNYMELSEILAPAKASKSNRTLDCNDECRLLERNRRLAVALSSGNPDTKQKSLTKYSEFVRGFAKRNPALTKSVYETLTDLVKLAKESKQRSRSHSFPTMNREKRQLVHELCEIFGIESVSYDKEPNRNVVATAHKDRCWFPATSIMEVLARESGQRRVPVPSNNAWGLKK, via the exons ATGGCGGAGTACTGGCAGCAGTTGACGAATGGCGGTGGAGAAGCAGGATCGGGTGTCAATGAGTCACCTGCCTGCAATGGAGCTCCCACCAACAACTCGcatggcaacaacaactatgTGAACTTCAATCAGTTCATCATGCAGCACAAtctgggaggaggaggaggcggtggcggcgTAGGAGGAGCGTCCTCCAATGCTGGAGGAACCATGCAACATCCACTGGCCAGCAGCAGTAGTAATAGCAACACTAACTACGccctcggcggcggcggaggagcctTTGGACTGAATCCACCGGCGGCAGCAGCCGGAAACTCCAACAACTTTGCGAAT TTTTACTCGCAGCCCATCTTCCCATCGTATCAGAATGGCGATGGCATCGCTAGCGCCGCCTTCACCAACGCCTACGGATCAGGTTCGGGACAACCGAGTGGCAGCAGCAACTTTTCGAGTCTTTACACGCCGTTCGGCAACAATCCGTTTGACTTTAGCGCTTCCAAGCTGCAGGCCTCGGCGCCCGAATTTGTGCCCAGTCTGGCCAAGCTGAGTCTGAGTGAGACGACGCCATCAGTAGCCACAataaatgggaatggaaacgGAAACAGCACTGCCAGCCAACAAGAGACTGCCATGAATGAGCCGAGGACCAGAAATCAGCAATCCGAGCAAACAGCCGAGCGAGGAGGAGGCAACAACCACCGCTCGAATCACAACTACGAAAGGGAGCGCGATTCGCGACCGGGAAGCACGCGGCAGCAGCGCCGCTCTGACTACCGCGACGAGCGAGAGGATCGCTACGAGCGGAACGATCGCCGGAGGCCGCAGAAGCAGCAGCGCTACGACAATCATCGCAGCAACAAGCGAAGGGATGACTGGAATCGAAACAGGGATCGCATCAATGGGTTTCCCCGAGCCGTCGATGATCTGGATACGAGCAACGAGAGTGCCCAGCCGTCGCCCGAGAAGCagtcgcaacagcagcagcaaatatCCCCCCGGagagctcctcctccgccgccagcGGATAACGAGAAGCTGTCGCAGCGGGAGAAACTCATACGCGACATCGAACAGCGGCGACTGGAGTGCCTGGTCTGCGTGGAGGCCATCAAGGCACATCAGCCGACGTGGTCGTGCCAGAACTGCTACCACTTGCTGCACCTCAAGTGCACCATCACCTGGGCGAGCAGCTCCAAGTCGGATGTGGGCTGGCGCTGTCCCGCCTGCCAGAATGTCCTGCAGGAGCTGCCGCGCGAGTATCTCTGCTTCTGCGGGAAGTTGAAGAACCCACCCGTTTCGCGCACCGAGTTGGCCCACAGTTGCGGCGAAGTTTGCTGCAGGATTGAGGGTTGCAGCCATGCCTGCACTTTGCTCTGTCACCCGGGACCTTGTCCTCCTTGTCAGGCCAATGTCGTTAGGAGCTGCGGCTGTGGACGCAGCTCCAAGACCATGCAGTGCGCCATGAAGGAGGAGCTCCTCTGCGGCGAGATATGCGACAAGGCTCTGAACTGCGGCGAACATCGCTGCCGCGCCGAGTGCCACGCGGGCAAGTGCGCAGCCTGTCCGGAGCAGGTGGAGCAGCACTGCCACTGCGGCAAGCAGGAGCGCCAGGTGCAGTGCACGCGCGAGAACCAGGACAAGCGCAGCTACTCCTGCAAGGAGAGCTGCGGCAAGCCGCTGCCCTGCGGCAACCACAAGTGCAAGGACTCCTGCCACGCGGGCAGCTGCAG GCCCTGCAAGCTCAGTCCCGAGCAGATAACCAGTTGTCCTTGCGGCAAGATGCCTGTACCGCCTGCCCAGCGCTCCAGCTGCTTGGATCCCATACCCACTTGCGAGGGCGTCTGCTCGAGGACGCTGCGCTGCGGCAAGCCGGCGCATCCGCATCAGTGCGGCAGCAAGTGCCATTTGGGCCAATGCCCGCCGTGTCCCAAGCAGACGGCGGTGAAGTGTCGCTGCGGCCACATGGACCAGATGATCAAGTGCCGCCAGCTGTCCAGCCGGGCGGACGATGCGCGCTGCAAGCGTCGCTGCACCAAGAAGCGCAGCTGCGGCAAGCACAAGTGCAACGCCGAGTGCTGCATCGACATCGATCACGCCTGTCCGCTGCCCTGTAATCGAACCTTGAGTTGCGGCAAGCACAAGTGCGATCAGCCctgtcacaggggcaattgcCCGCCCTGCTATCGCAGCAGCTTCGAGGAGCTCTACTGCGAGTGCGGCGCCGAGGTGATCTATCCGCCGGTGCCTTGTGGCACCAAGAAGCCCATCTGCAAGCGTCCCTGCTCGCGCTCACATCCCTGCGAGCATCCGCCGCAGCACAACTGCCATTCGGCGTCCACGTGTCCGCCCTGCATGATGTTCACCACGAAGTTCTGCCACGGCAACCACGAGCAGCGCAAGACCATTCCCTGCTCGCAGCCCAACTTTAGTTGCGGTTTGGCCTGCGGCAAGCCGTTGCCCTGCGGCCGCCACAAGTGCATCAAGCCGTGCCACGAGGGCGCGTGTCAGTCGGCCGGCGAGATCTGTCGCCAGAGCTGCACCAAGCCGAGATCAAACTGCGGACACAAGTGTGCGGCCGCCTGTCACGAGGGATCGTGTCCGGAGACGCCCTGCAAGGAGCTGGTGGAGGTTCAGTGCGAGTGCGGCCACCGGAAGCAGAGCCGCAGCTGCCAGGAGCTGGCCAGGGAGCACAGTCGCATAGCCACCGCTCAGCTGGCCTCGTCCATGGCGGAAATGTCGCGGGGAAACTACATGGAGCTCAGCGAGATCTTGGCCCCCGCCAAGGCTAGCAAGTCCAATAGAAC cCTGGATTGCAACGACGAATGCCGTTTGCTGGAGAGGAATCGTCGTCTGGCTGTGGCCCTGTCCTCAGGTAATCCAGATACCAAGCAGAAATCCCTGACCAAGTACTCGGAGTTTGTGCGTGGCTTCGCCAAAAGGAACCCAGCGCTGACCAAGAGCGTTTATGAGACGCTGACTGATCTGGTCAAGCTGGCCAAGGAGAGCAAGCAGCGGTCGAGAAGCCACTCCTTCCCCACGATGAACCGCGAAAAGAGGCAGCTGGTGCACGAATTGTGCGAGATATTTGGCATAGAGTCGGTCTCCTACGACAAGGAGCCCAATCGCAATGTGGTGGCTACGGCCCATAAAGATAGG TGCTGGTTTCCTGCCACGAGCATCATGGAGGTGCTGGCCCGCGAGTCCGGACAACGCCGAGTCCCGGTGCCGAGTAACAATGCATGGGGCTTGAAGAAGTAG